A region of the Heptranchias perlo isolate sHepPer1 chromosome 25, sHepPer1.hap1, whole genome shotgun sequence genome:
TCACACCATCCTCCCACGGCCTCAGCCCGAGAATGGTTATTATATCTCGGGAGTGCTTTAAGGGGAATGAAAACGCTATCGTGTGaaacttttgaattttttttagccTTTTCCAACAATTAATTCCAGCGGGGCTGTAAGGATAGGGTGTAAAGGGAGTTCACTGGCAAACTCTTGACGTTTAGACAATAATTTAAAATGACAGTAAAATCTGCTTAATAATCCCACGGGACTCCCGATATTTCAATCGAGAATGTTAAACTAATTTCTGGAAGACTTCGTgggattcatagaatgatagtaTTATACGGCTCAGAAGGAGGGCGATCGCGCCCATCCACTTAGTCCATTTCCGATACACTTTTTTCCATTTTCCAatgtttatccacttccctttcaaGCCCTACCACAGATTCTGCTCGACCACTCTTACAGGTACAACACTACCCTAACAGTCCCTTAAGTAACGAAAATATCCAAACCTCTCCCTTCGTCCTTCTCGTAACAAGATTAAATTTATGGCCTTTGTTTACCAACTGACTGATCAGTGAAAATCGTTCTTTTTTAATTTCCTGGCTATCTCTTAAATATCACTGAACGCTGATTCATAAGCTCTGTATAAATAATATTAAGGACAATAATCTTGATTTACACTAACTTAATCTACCAAGAAAATGATTTCAAGGGTTTTTTTTTGGTATTTCGCCCGCAATGTTGCAAATGTTAGGGGAGAGTTTGACGAGCGCTTTAGAAACCGAAATTTAAGAAGACATTGTCGCTGTAATCACCATGAGAGACTCGGACACTGATATTTTTTGAACCAAGGAATTTCAACTCAAAGAATTAAATCAACGATCGAAAACTGGCAGCTGACAAATCCCAAGTTGCACAATGCGAATAATTTACTTACTGCCCAGATTCAGCTTGGTTCCTCTCCCGAAGGTGAATATTGGGTTTTTCCACACACCACAGTAATAATCGGCGGCGTCCTCGGATTGCACGTTGGTGATGGTTAAATGCATCTTGTTACTCGATGAGTCTACAGATCCGGTGAATCGATCTGGAATCCCCGGCCCTCTGGTGGAGCTCTCATACCAAACAAACACAGGGGCACTGCCGGGTTTCTGCCAGTACCAGCTCGTGTAGCAGCTGCCGATGCTGCCTCCGGACAGGGTACAGGTGATCTTGACGGTTTTGCCCGGGGTGGTTGAGATGGACGTTTCCTGATTCAGGACAATATCCGCGTTTGTACCTGGTGAAATAACAAGTTATTGATCAGTCACACTCTGTGCAATTCTGAATATTTAGATTCGTTGAACGGAAGCACAATGAAGGTTAGGGCAATGTAAAAAGCAGCGACATTGAAGGTTAAGTCCTGTACTTACTGTGGAGACAGAGCATCAATACGGCGAAAACTCGAACCCATTCAGTCATGGTGAAGGTTTTGGTGACGGTCAGAAGCAAAATGTTTCCTGACACGAACGTAGTTCTGGGCTCTTTCTAAACCCCCTTAAGAAGTTTCAAACGTTACAACGTCACTGTGGTATTAATTATTTATGCAAATCTCTAGCTAGGTTACATGGCGCTACAGGGTCCTAGGTCCTGCGCTGACTGATATTTGCATAATGCACATTCcagccatttttttaaaattgagaaacagATTGTTAAAGCCTTAGAATAGAATACGAGAATGGTTGAATACAGCAAAATAAAAATTCCGGTGAATCACGGGGGAGCGGTTAGCTGATTCCAGGCTTTAGAAGCTAGAAGATTGTAATAGAGAGGAAAGTCTGAGGGTGGTAAGAAGCTGAATAGCTATGGGGTCCTCAGAAAGAATTAATTACAGAAGGAGAGTGTGAGATGAGTTTGGAATTATGCACAGTAAGGAGTTAAGGAGATGGAACAGCGCGCAGAAGGTTGTATTTTGGGGTTCGCGGACAATTTAGGAAAGTTGGCACTTGTTTACTTTGACATATGTGACCATACATTCAATGTATCCCGTTGAAATTTGGAAGTTCCGTTGCTTCTGCATACAGCATTGAGCGTAGACTTCACCAATACGGTCTAACAAATATGAGTGAATAATGAATTGATTATTCCTCAGTCACACGTTGAGATATCGTGTCTCCAGATTCATTATTCGGAATGTAGATTATCCCGCTCAGCGGCTCACTTCATGAGGACAGATAATTGACATTTCCCGAAAAAAAACGATCGATCCGAGTTTTAATCCTGCCCAACCTGAAGGGATAAACATATGCTCTCTGCTGACTCGAAACATTTGAGCTGTTTGGCCCATTTGCTAGTGAGGTGAATCAACAGAAAAAGCAGGCCATGATTCAACACAAATTATAACCTAATTGACAATCTCACTCGGAGACCCAAAAGATGTTTGGGAGTTATAAAGTCCACATTAGTGCAGCAGAGATGCTGTTTTGAGGTTGGATTAGAACACACGTGGGTAATAATTCCTGTGGACCTtccagctcatcttgaccataagatcttgctccctcgaccctattcccactaaattgctgaccactAAACTTCCCTTTctggtccccatgttagctgacattgatAACggttcccctccctttcaaatctggtgtcatcacctccctcctctaaaaacccacccttgacctctctgtccttgcaaactaccgctccatctacaacctccctttcatctccaaaatccttgaacgtgttgtcacctgtcaaatccatacccatctttcccgcaactcgaTGTTTGaactcctccaatcaggtttctgcccctgccacagtactgaaacggcccttatcaaagacacaaataacatcctatgtgactg
Encoded here:
- the LOC137342347 gene encoding immunoglobulin lambda-1 light chain-like — translated: MTEWVRVFAVLMLCLHSTNADIVLNQETSISTTPGKTVKITCTLSGGSIGSCYTSWYWQKPGSAPVFVWYESSTRGPGIPDRFTGSVDSSSNKMHLTITNVQSEDAADYYCGVWKNPIFTFGRGTKLNLGNPRAPSVSVLPPSSDQITQKNKATLVCLVNGFNPGAVEIEWTVDGSVRGNGVETSRVQQETDNTFSASSYLTLAASDWNSHELYSCVVKHETQTNPLQTSIARSSCI